Genomic window (Lycium barbarum isolate Lr01 chromosome 2, ASM1917538v2, whole genome shotgun sequence):
GATTATGTGTCTGCTACTGTTGttgtattttattttcattttttgtaCCTCACCTGTATCAATTTCTTTGCGTTATAAAATATATACTTAAAACCCGAAAGAATCGCAAAAATCAAATCAAGCTGATTAAACTGACAAAATCGAAACCGGTAGAATTTGTACTATAATGATTTGGTttgttttgaatattaaaaaaactCCCGTAATTAGTCtgatttggttttaaccaaaaactGAATCAGCCATAAACACCAATATTCTTTATTTAATTATCATCCAATTATCTTATAGTTTAGACTTTGATAAAGTCAATAATAAGTTTATCGCTCTCTCTCGTCTACCGTAACACGCTTGTCCCAACAGTTCATGTAAGAGTCGCATTTGAGTGTCCAAGaggaaaaggagaaaaaatagtatttgccaaattttctagtTAAATTCATGTTTATACAAATAACATTAATCTTATCATAATTTAAGTGATAAAACTGCGTTAAAAATCATCTTTATACTATCGTTGTTAGTTTAAGTTAAACATCAAAATCTTCACTTTCATGAGCAGGAGATAAGCTTTTTAGAAAATGGAATTTATAATAGTTTAGCAAAACTATCAGGAATAAAATAGATTAAATTTGATTTTCGTTGTGCTCCCTCTCGTTTTGCTTCTTCAATAAACACAGGCGGCTCAATGAAATTGGTGGCCTAATTCCAAACTTAAATAAAAAGTCATAAATACATTAACTAAAACGTACATCTCGTGTGTCGTATGTGTATCTCGTCTGCAATTATTTCAGCATTAAATAGAAGATACACATTTGCATATTGAAATTTTAATTATATGAAGGTGAAAAATGATGTAATGATGTACTAATTTTCCTTATTTGTTGGATGTTCTTTTCTATATAAACACAGTAATAAAGACCAGCAAActagaaaaaaaaagagataaagataaataaagaaaaaggaaaagtgaCTTATGAACCAACAAACAATTGTTCTAGTTGTCGTagttgcacccccccccccccctcaccccCACCCCGTCCCCGCCAAAAAAATGTAGCTTTTATTTCACCATTTATATGATTGATTTCATGTTGATTATGAGGTTTTACCTaagatcaagaaaaattatgtcCCAATTTATTGATGGTAGGAGGAAACAGTTTGATGCCCTGTTTTCGCTACAGGGTATAAAAGTACAGCTACAAAATGGCTCAAGGTATCTGATCAATATGACACAAATTTTGTAATAAAATATGAGGCAAAACCTAAAGTCAAAATTTAATGaaagttatacatatattaacTAAAACATGCATCTCGTGCATCACGCGTGCATTCCGCTTCaattaattagttttttttttagaaaCCACATATGTATTGTTAAAATATGTGTGTAAGGTATATAACAAAATTATGTTTTGTATAATTAATTTCTTCTAAATGTTCTTCTCCAATTAAtaagagagagggagagggagagagagataaTCCACTTAATTTTTCTTGAAACATTGTCAATTGAATATTTTAAGTAAAGGttataatttttaattaaaaaaaatgcaatAATGTTAACAATTCTAGTAATGGTTGCATATGCGATAAGAAGTTTGAAAAATTAATTCATAAATTTACTATTAACGAATAACGGGCCCCCTAAAATTTTGAAGCCTAAAGCCCTTGTCTTGTTTGTCTTACCCAAGAGCCGATAGTATCAATAAATAGTTGCACACACTTGTCttacgaatagagtcatgcacgATACAagtatttatttaattaaaggATATCTTTTTATATACATGCTTATTACTAaactatatacatattttcatcTAAATTTATAATTTTAACTATAGCAAATTAGTATAATTTGAAGAAAAATATGCTGTTAATTAAGTTTTTACTAGTTCTTCACCGAGACTCCTGGACTGTTAGACAATTATAACCATTTTCGACTGGTAGCCGTGACATAACCCTTACAAGTTACAATAAAATATTGTTGCAAAAAAAGAGCGACAGACAAGGAAACGGAGTGTTGGTTGATGGAAAGATCCTTTAACTGCTTCGTAATCATAAATTAGGAACCactttttttcaaaagaaaattttATCATCATAATTTCATGCCACGTATGCATGAAAAGTACTAAATCATAATATAATAAAAAGGTTCAGGAAAAGTATTAATACAGAATAACAAATTAGCTCTCCTTTAATTATTTGCTCCGTTACCAAACTCTTAGGTCCTCCTGAACTCAATTCAATGTGAGCATTTGGCATAAACATAAGGAATAATATCAAGAAACCTGTCTGATAATATCAGCTGACCAATATTTATTTCTTGTTTTATGCCCACATTTCACTCAACGCGCTGTTTTAAAATGAATATATTTGGTACATGGACTGAGAAAAGGACTTGGAATGTGTAACGCAGTGaaagtttaaaaaaaagaaaaaagaaaaaagaaagaaagtatCTTATGTTAGAACTAGCCAATTATTTAATTCTAGTATCTAAAAAATGGAATGACATAACTGTAGCATTGTGTAGTACGGATTTCATTTATAGTATGTGCTTATAGTAACGGAGCAAGACAATCAAATTTCCACAAATCAAAATTTTATCTAATCGTGCAAAATTTATTGACTACGTGTTTGTAGTTTGTACCATGCGTGTTTTATCTCTAGGAATAGTACATTATTTGAAAAGAAATATGAACATCAATTTTGCCCATTGACCTTTAAAGTTGTTAAAATAATTTCATTAAAGATGTTAAAGAAGTGAAATACAAGTATTGCTTTTATATATtggaaatatatttattttagaTTTTATTATTATACAGCAAAATAGTGTACCACTAATTATattattaattaaaatatctatttttatattttgagttaaaTCCGGGCCTCATTAAACTAGTACGCTTATAGCAACGGAGCAAGACAATCAAATTTCCACAAATCAAAATTTTATCTAATCGTGCGAAATTTATTGACTACGTGTTTATAGTTTGTACCATGCATGTTTTATCTCCAGGAATAGTACATTAGTTGAAAAGAAATATGAACATCAATTTTGCCCGTTGACATTTAACAAGACATAATCAGATTAATAGTTTATTTagtcaaactttcaaaatccacCTACTGTGAAAAGATGTTCTTAGAAAAATTACTTTTGGAGAGTAAGCGATTTTTGTTTGGCTAATTAATTTGAAAGTCTTTAATAATAATAGAGTGATACTCTGTAATTGGCTAATGTTTTAAAAATGCTTCTTGAAGAACATTATGTTTTTCGCTTCTGAAAAATTATTTCTACTACTATTGAGAAATACTTATTCTCCTACCTAAAAACACCACACCTCAACTTTATAAAGTAAGCACTTTTGACTTCACAAAACCTTGATCAAACAAGTTATAAATTTCAATATTTATGAGAGTTAATATCAAATTAGTAAAAGCAAATGATAATGATAAGGAGATAATATCTCAATGGTCATTCAACTAAGAGTAATTCTCTCATTCAACTATAGAGTAATTCTCTTACAAATtaagttatttttatttattttataaccTAAAAATCACTCAATCATTGATATTTTACCTACAAAATTACCcaatcaattttaaaaaatatatatatatatatcaatttaACTATTTTATTGACCCTGCCCGCGAATTTCTTTGAATTGTGTAAACTTTTACAACCCAGCCACCAGACTCGACATTACTGTGTTTATTAGGAAAACCGAGAAAgattgaagaaaagaaaaatgaaaaaaaagaaaaaaaaaaagctacaaCAAATGGGGCACCTTGTAGGCACGCGTTTAAAGAAACCTTCACACGTGCTAAGAGACTGGGATTCAGTACGGTCAACCACGTGTCTGCTCTTCCTCCTACACCCTAATCCTCCCCTATTATATCTTCTTCCTTCTTCCATTGACAGAACCATAACCTTCTCTCTTTAACCCTTAACACCCACCAAAACAAAACGGTGACGTTTTAACCCTCTCATTTTCCCCGAATACTCACCGGCGATGGAAACTGATGTTCAATCGAATTTCACTTACATGGGAAGAACCTTCACAAATCTGAGTATCAATGGAAGTTCTTCCTCAGCTTTTAGCGATTGTAACAGTGATAGATCCGGTGAGTTCCCTACAGCTTCTTCACAGAGCCGGCGGTTGTTTTTGGCTTGTGCTTCTGAGAATTCCGATGAATTGATACATCAACTCGTATCGGGTCTCGATTCCGATTCAATCGATGAGGCAAAACAAGCAGCAATAGAGATTAGACTCCTCGCTAAGAACAAACCAGAAAATCGCATCAAAATTGCTCGAGCCGGTGCAATCAAACCGTTGATTTCGCTTATTTCCTCAACCGATCTTCAACTTCAGGAAAACGGCGTTACGGCGATACTCAATCTCTCTCTTTGCGATGAAAATAAGGAATTAATCGCAGCATCAGGAGCAATAAAACCGCTAGTTCGAGCACTTAAAATAGGAACATCAACAGCTAAAGAAAACGCAGCTTGCGCTCTTTTACGTCTATCGCAAGTTGAGGAAAACAAAAAAGCAATCGGACGGTCAGGAGCGATTCCTCCATTAGTGAACCTTCTAGAAACAGGAAACTTCCGCGGAAAGAAGGACGCATCAACGGCGTTATACTCACTATGTTCGGTTAAAGAGAACAAAGTAAGAGCAATACAAGCAGGTGTGATGAAGCCTTTAGTTGAATTAATGGCGGATTTCAGTTCAAACATGGTTGATAAATCAGCGTTCGTTGTGAGCGAATTGATATCGACAAAAGAAGCAAGAGCGGCACTCGTTGATGAAGGTGGAATTCCAGTGTTAGTTGAGATTGTTGAAGTGGGGACACAACGGCAAAAGGAAATTGCGGTTGCGATATTGTTACAGTTATGTGAGGATAGTGTGGTGTACCGTACTATGGTGGCTCGCGAAGGAGCCATTCCTCCCCTTGTTGCTTTGTCACAATCTGGAACTAATCGCGCCAAACGAAAGGTAAAAATAATACTATTTTATATTGAAATAATGAGAAAAGAGTGTGTTTTTTATTTCGTAGATTCGAGTATATCAAAAACGAATATCGAGAATTCAAACCTATCTTTAGCTAGCCTGAGATTAAGATATTGTTAAATCGATTGCACTTAAAAGTTAACATTGCCATTAAATATGAATGGTGTAATTAGTTAATTACTAAAAAAATTGTATTGCTTTTTACACACCccttaaaaaaaaatttaggtAGGAGGGATTTTGACTATTTCACCATTGTTTACGTCTTAACGTATAATATTTCTTTATtaattatttactttatttatgcATTATCTCCGCGTAATTGAGTTGTTTGTGGTCGTCAAGAATAATAACCGGGTAGAATGGCAAAAAATAGTTAATTTTATGTTGAACATCTGAAATAACAAAGGAGGAGGAAGTATTCCTCCGGTCTACTTTACTTATCGTCCTTTCTAAATATTGATGGTCCAAAATAGTTGTCTGTTTTAAAAAATTAAGATATAATCAACCCCTACTTTTCACTTTTGCGCTTACTTAATAAACGTGGAGAGAGGTTAatgtggtaaaaaaaaaaagtagtatttTTTGTGATCATAGAATAATTAAGGATATTTAGTCAAATAacctttttcgtttttttttttttttaaggagcgTGAAAAGAGAAAAACATAAAGTGGACCGGCTAGGGCTAGTAGTTAATTAGTTAAACCTAAACTATTCAAGTAAGCTTAGCATTAAAAGAATATTGGTGCTCGCGAATTGAACATGGGTCATATCTTTACTGTTAGGTAGATGAAGTAATTCTTTCTGAACAATGTGTGTGCCCATTTGGCTATACCTTTTTAAAGAACAAAATTTTGGTTAAGTTTCGTTCAGATGCTCTTTCTAAATATTCTTATTTTGACTAAGACTACCTAAAGTTGAAGTTATTGTCCTATTTAAGGCATTATCAGGACTTGGCCCTCTATTGGCCACACGTTTAGTGACCAATTAAGACGGATTCATATAACTTCTAACTTTTTCTCGCACATTATAGTTGTAAGGCTGACTCTTTCTTTTTATCCCAGAAGTACACCCTTCTACCTGTTACCTAATGATTAAGAAAGGGAAAAAGAGAAGACAAACCATAAATAAAAGAATTAAATATACAATTATTTTAGAGATGAAGTAAGCGGTATAGGTAAGCGTATAAATAATTTGATAAAGCATGTTGTATTAGATTAACGTAATTATTTGATTAATTAAAGTATACTTGTATAATGAGTGTCTTGCTtttttgttgtgttgtgttgttggTACTCAGCCGTTGATCGATTGATCAACGGTTGATATTTTTCCTTATATTTATTTAAATATTTTGTTTAATATACAGGCGGAGACACTGATTGATCTTCTAAGGCAACCAAGATCCGGTAACGCCGCTGCAACAGCGATAGCAAGAACATCCGGTGTGCCAGTATGAAATGTTGTCTACTTGTTCCTTTTTTATTTGTTTCCTTGTTTGTATAATACCAGTCCAACAAAGCGCAAATTATGGACAATATAGAAAAaagataatttaaaaaaaaagaaaaaaaaaagagagagaagtgGGAAAATGTAAATTGCTTCTGTGATTAGTTGTAGTAAAAACCTTTGTAAATTTGGCGGGTTTTGATTTTGGTGGCCACGGCTTGTGTTTCTTTTTTCCTTCCTTGAAATTGTGATATGAGTTTCTATTTTTTATTTGGTTGGTTTATACTTTACCCTTTACTTGTATTAGGGGTGTACACGGAACGGATTGGTTTGGGTTTTTTAAAtaccaaatcaaatcaattgcATTAGGTTTTAAAATCTATAAACCAAATCAAACTAACAAAAATTGGGTTTCAATTTCGGGTTTTTTCGATTTTTTTGGATTGCTTGGGTTTtttccggtaaagtcttcatacaaaacatatccTTAAATATTTTTTGTCTTAGTAAGATACGattatctaattaagatatttttttaagaaaataacacaatgTGAGATAAGAGATgatattgtattaaaatattcaattaAAAAAGAGTAataaaattgcataaaataaaattatcataatctaaaagtactaagtcatgataTAATAAATACTGTTAATTTATAAGGcatatagaaaatgatcataatttaAAAGTATTAAGTATGACTTAAAATAAATACAACtaataaatattaattacatagacgaaatattaaaaaaaaattaagttatgtattttcactgtaTAAAATTGAAGGATAGACATCCAATATCATTGTCATTTTTTGTgttaaaattgatttttttttttgttagcattagtactGGTTGATTTTTGTAggattttatttgagttactaatatttATGAGCTATAGATTTATTGAACcattcaaaattttaattttaagcttgaaataatatgttaaaatttaaaaaactaTAAAAAGGTTTAAGATATATTTATAATTACattataaatttaaaattttatacATGTAATATCggattgatttgatttgatttgatttttttttagttaaaatcaaatcaatagtggtcggattttttttttaaaatcaaatcaaactaaATTAAATcactaattaattttttttctcaatttgaTTCGAattattgatttgatttgatgcGATTTATCGATTTACTTTGTATACCCTATTTGTATCCGGATAgttcctttcctttagataagCGATTATGATTTGGCGTGTTCTTTAAAGGAAACCTTTGTCACACGAATCCTTTATATATAATGGCAAATAAACAAGGCGTCTGGAAGAATCTCTTTGGTTTTCTTTGTTCACAATTTATCCATTACAATACCATGAGCCCCACGAATTACGTCAATTGACAAGTTCACATTTGAGGCCTATGTCTAAATTAAACTCAACGACATGTCTACGCAAGTACATTTATTCATCATTGAACGAAATTTTATCTATTAACAATCAAAAAGATATTTATATAACCATGTTATTTAAACGAGAGCTGATCATTTAATTGGAATTAGTATATTATACCGAATGGATAAATAGCTATTATATGATTAATAATATAATTTCAGttcttttaatttaaatttgACCCCTTATAATATGTCATGatatttatattattatataactacatatatattattatatcataacatttacataattataagACTTTTAAAACTAATAAATTATACGGTAACTTTTAACAATTTGTTATTTCACTCAGAGGATAATCAAGTGTGTGTCTACTGCAACATTTGCGTGGCGAATTTCTCAAGAAACTTACATTTATGCAAGTCTTCTCATCACAAGGGTGTGTTACATTACTGTATCATTGGTTCGACATAGATTGAAAATTATAGAAACATATCTGTATGTTGAACGAAGCTTGTGCGTCTCTGTATTTTAGTGTGTTCTCGATTCGAAATGACTCTTCATTGGGCCCTTCTATTAACATATCTTCGTTGGACATGTGAACAGATCAAGCTTGAATCAATTGaatctctgttttttttttagtttaaatcTTGGAACATTTGCAATCTCTTATCATCTTCGTAGCTATACTAAATAAAGGACAGCGGTTTGTGGATCCTTGCACCCCTTGATAAAACATTATAATTGTTCATAGTGTTTGCAAAAATTGGAAATATGACAAGCTTATAAAAGTTGAGTAGCTGGCCAAGTTTTCATAaattgcttattttaaaaagtgtttGTTATGAGACGTGATTTTTGATACTTTTGAAAAATAGCAGTTTATGTTTGGATAATCATTTTGAAAAATACTTTGTCAAATTTACCAATGTTCCAAAGGTACTTAtggaagaaattatttttttagcttctgaaaataGTTTCTATTACTACTCAAAACACTTACTTTTTTCCTGAATATTTGATCAAACAcctcaattttttaaaataaaaatttttGGCTTCTCCAAAACGTAGTCAAACATGCTTGAAATGTACACTAAATCTCATGATACTCTTTAAATTTCTTAAACTTCTCATATGCCTACACGCCGCAGTTTAAGCTATTTCATAGAGGTCAAATATTATagtgaaagagttgaaggaagtGCAACATATCTAAGGCTGTAATTATGGCATAACATGGTCAAGTTTCAAATGACGTTTTACCTATTTAAATTGAAATACACAATTGCGGTGAAAGCGGCTTGATTTGAACTGGGGTCTAGGAGTAATAGATTACCACAAATACGTACTACTTTATGACGCTATTGACAATAAGCAAAATCCAACAAAACTGAGGGTCCCATTTGAAAATTCTTTAAATTATGTATCAGTTTAGGAGTATTACACTGTCATTTAGTGAGAAATCAATATATTTACACTGTCGTTTAGTGAGAAATCAATATATTTACACTACCGTTTCGTCAGAAATCGATGTCTTACACTGTCGTTCTCGTTCCTTCTATGAATTCTTCAAAATTTCTTCTATCGTTTTTCGTGAATTAGCATTTCGAAGTCCTTTAAATGGGTACAAGATTAATCTTCTTGATATATAGCAATGCATCCAAAGAAATACAACTAGTGTTAATTCTTGGGGCAGAGCTGCTAGTGCTTCGGTTACAAGTTCATGAGCCGAATACAGTAATTTTGATCCGAATCTTAATTGTTTattatatgtataaattattaattttaaactcaataatttttttattaaaaatagaATTTCGAATCATAAGCTTCAAATTATGTCTCCATTTCTGAACGCCGCAACTGGCTCACAAGCAAGGCAAATAGATCCATTACCAGCCAGCCACTAGCTTTGGACTGAAAACCCTTGAAGGACTAATTTCTTATCTCCTCACCTTTTTCGGTTGAGTTTTATTTTATTAGGTGAGACTGATAGAAATAAAGAGAGAGGTAACTATTTTGAGAAAAAACATTAGAAAGGAAAACATTAAAAAGCTTTTCATATATCTTTTTTACTTTTTcgcttatttttttaataatttaaaaGCTACCTAAAACTTCGTTATCCAACGTCAAAATGCCTCACTGTCCACATGCTCCATGTACTATAAATCCCAACTGCTTTGTCCCTACTTAGAATTTTATGTCTTTTAAATTTATTCACATTGGGCGTTCTAGTGTTAAATGGTGGAGAGGATAGTGGGGAATTTATGTCAAATTGACAAGACACAAGGACGGACATTAAGTTGGTGAGGCCACGTAGTTAAATATGGTGTTGTAAATTCAACATTAGCGGCTTGGAATTTCAGAACAACACTTCAAAAACGTGGAAGGGGACTACAATTAATAATCAAGGAGCATTATGATTATGTCGTAATACTGGTCTtcattaatgatgatgatgaggatgtTACATTATCGTACTAGTAATATGAATTCTGGCGAAAATTAATATTTTACTTGTTCTAGTTTAATTTAAGTGGCGTAATTTGTAGCAGAcataatttttatttaaaaaaagatTTTAGAAATTCCTTGTACAAAACTTTCACTTTTTTCccaaaaataataaattaaaattTCATTTGGGTATACATGGAATTGATATTcttaaaagaaaaattgaagacgAATTTCAAGTGAAAAAGTAGTTTTGATCAGTTTTTCAACTGATTTTTTTGCATTCAACTTTTGTCAAAGTTAAATGCAATTTCAAACACAATTCGATTGTCAAATAtcctttttcaattttttttttgaatatgttGGTGAAAATACAACTGAAATACAATtgcaattgaaaaataaaatgaagaaataaaatatcTTCAGgttgaggcgcggatatctcgctctctttaaggataTTCAAGTTTGTTGCATCAAATCTTTACCGCTGCAGCAGTAATATTCCTGACTTAAAACACTTCCTTCAACTAAACAAATTCTCTTTTATTTTCCTCACTTTTTTTAGCAACTCTCCAATACATAGTTTCTACCACCACAAGTTAAGAATGAATCACTATTTATAGGTGAATTGAATGAATTAGATGAAAAGTGGGAGAGTGGAGTAATAAGCCATGAGAACATGGAGTAGTAAATGTGACAACGGGAAGATAAGTTTCAAAAGGCATAATTGCCATATTCAGCCAACTCAAGAAGGTGGGAAAGTGAAAGACCAAAAAAAGGAGTGGCCACTTCTGCCTATTATGGCCACTAACTGAAAGGAGTAAAAGTGATAAATGGAGAAAGGAGTTTCAAAAGAATTAAACTCCACATTTTGCTATGAACTGAACGTGGTAATGGACCATTTCAATGACACTTTAAAAGCAGCACTTCAATATATTAAtttgtaatattaaaatgctcaaaacACTTACAGAATATGTAGTATATTTTTTCAAATATCACATCTTTTAGTTCCAAATGGCCTCTTTATCTATAGGTTTATCAATCAACACATGTTTAGGTTGGATGTCTCCACAATGATGTAGTTAATAATCTGATGAAAATTTATTAAGATTGCCTATTGTTATAGTTCAATATTCGTGCAGGCTACTACTTTTTTTAGAAGCATATTCAATACTGGACTACTTCTGACCTTTTGTTTAATTGAAATAAAAAGGTTGCTACAAGCAAAAAGATGTCGATAGGAAGTCATTTAAGTAATTCAATAAAATCAACTTAAAATAGTTTATTTGAGATAGAaggaatatttttttaattaataagaTGGAGAATCTCTTAAACAAAGTAATGGAAACTAAAATGACACGATCATCAATGTTGTTTTATAAAGCATCTACctatttttcatttgaaacactagatttacatttttatattttacaATGATAAAAGATAAAACTGATGAAGAAATACAACAAAGAGGGCGATCAATTAtggtcaaacctctctataattgtcattgtTTATAACAATATTTCATTATAATAGTCTGATTTTTTCCGTAATCgttttttcatgttatattttacttctataTAACAACATCATACTTATAACAACAATGAAATTCATTATAACGGtatactctttgtaaaattacctctctatcaTAGCCATACTCAAAATACTGTGCAATAATATTtggtaagaaatatattatgtataaaaataaattactaaaATCTTTATGATAATCATCATTAATGTAATCCACATAGTAAATTTCAAGTACAATTATCTAAAAGAAAATTATTTATATTTCTCAAGTAATTTGATTTAGTCTTGCAAATTTTCAAAATCAATttgttatattatcactaagagaatGGAATTCACGAAACAACCTACAATTATATTGTAGAATTCTTacatcaaacttgaaatatttaaattttcaattaattttaaatgcatatgttcgTTAGATTTAAATTCTTTATCGgtatggtacaactagttatggatttattagtttttaaatttttaattaatgaagtATGAAActtaattgagattttaaaattaacaagtattttgtTTTGGTTTGTAACATAAAAAGTaccaaaaagtatttttttttgtgtACTTTTGGTTATAACAACAAAATGCGATCTAAACATCACATGTCATTATGTAACAGAACATTACTATAGCAGCCATGAAATTTTCATACAAATACCGTCAATATAGAGACTTTTGAGTATACATGCAAAAGGAAAGTCGTACTTGGTAGGTGGGTGTTGTGGAACAATAATAGTTTGTGGTTTATCTGAAGTACTATCATGTGCCAAAAATCGAGGAATAAGTAAGAAAAGACAACATACGTATGGTAGCCCCTACAAAGCGATGAAATTCGCACGTTCAGCTTGTTTAGATGGGAAAAAACTATAAAtaggtatttttttttaaaataattacatATACATGACAACATTAATTAACTATAAGTTATCGCACATAAAAATATTTACCTCTATAGCAGAATTTAATATACAGATAATCATTACCATAATAGGACGAGATTTAGTCTACCAACACCCAAAATCTACTAATTTGCTCATAGGGTACCCCTGGCGGCTCCCCTGACAAGTGGGGAATTAAAGTAAAGCAACCACTCAATAGATATTTGCGGAAGAA
Coding sequences:
- the LOC132627776 gene encoding U-box domain-containing protein 4-like; its protein translation is METDVQSNFTYMGRTFTNLSINGSSSSAFSDCNSDRSGEFPTASSQSRRLFLACASENSDELIHQLVSGLDSDSIDEAKQAAIEIRLLAKNKPENRIKIARAGAIKPLISLISSTDLQLQENGVTAILNLSLCDENKELIAASGAIKPLVRALKIGTSTAKENAACALLRLSQVEENKKAIGRSGAIPPLVNLLETGNFRGKKDASTALYSLCSVKENKVRAIQAGVMKPLVELMADFSSNMVDKSAFVVSELISTKEARAALVDEGGIPVLVEIVEVGTQRQKEIAVAILLQLCEDSVVYRTMVAREGAIPPLVALSQSGTNRAKRKAETLIDLLRQPRSGNAAATAIARTSGVPV